CGCATGAAAAATTTGACAGAAAATATGCATTTCTATGATCAGGGATGCATTTCTATAAAACACATACAGAAAAatatgaaacagctgtttttattCTACTTTGTTATTGTCTTAAAGCACTATTATTCTCTCTTTTAAAAATTACCGTTAGAAAACCAATGAAAATctaaaacaacaagaaatttctagtttttttacaatttttcaaaaaaaaagttgttaatactttttaggaaaaatctccaaattttttatttatatctagATTAGGTTGATAgcaggatgtatactacatcaattccgaagaaatacacctagaccacaatcgggcctgttgtgagctccttatcatgaaaaaaagggaacttaatgaattatttttcagggTTCAGTGTTCgaagtttcctgaacgtaattcctaagaatcttccaatcagtgttagtcagaaatgttattttccgaataacatcacttccaagatacttggatctaagtTCGACGATTGCCTGACAGAGGCATAGAAAATGCTTTAGAGTTTCACTGATGCTATGCATACGTCTGAATGCGCAcgtcaaattttgcataaatgtgctcgtaatcctgtgtgtcaaCTCAGAATACTCCTTGCTCATTTTAAGGAGATTTTTCGTTTTGCTCCTATCAGGGTCTGTCTGCCCATAGGGTTTTCATGGTTCTCAACTCTTATGGAATggtctcacccatatttttagtttagcttttgttgtttaattactATAAAAGACTAAAATTTGGATTTAAgagcaaatttttaaagtttttagtttaagttGGCAAcgcaattttcttaatattccacaatttttgaaaatttctataattgtttatagattttactaaattttacgtaaattttactttaaaaacttttttaacactttttttctaatattaaaatttttagttggcAAAgcgatttaagaaaaatttcaattgcaATACATTTGTTCAGTGATATTCTCTACAATATGatgaaaaaatcctttaaataatgttttaaaagcaattttaagagattttctgaTCTAAGTTGGCAATgcgttttaataaaaagttcttGAATAgtacacaatttttaaaaaagttaatggaaaaaattatattaagccTAAGAATTATCTTTAACATTAACAAATGaacatatttgcaaaatttaacttttaagttGGTAATgcgattttgttaaataaagaaattatggCAATTTTTTAACTGCTATCGCTATATGtttgcttaaataaaataaaaatagcattttaaaataaattttaaatgattttaacacaaaagTTGGCAATGCGAAAATGAAAgttataggaaattttaatttatttcaaaattttaattattttttaaattcaatctAATTGggttaaacttaaataaaattaaaaatgaattttcaaacaaattttacttgattttaacataaaagttggCAATGCGAAAATGacaattataagaaattttacaattttaatgatttgttttaacaaaatcaaataaaaccttatataatatacaaattCTCAAATTTTAAGTTTGAGGTTGGCAATGCGATTTTGTTAAGTAATGAAATAattcaaagtttttaattaaaaattacttgtatttgttgtaatatatataaaattattatttaaagcattttttttaaataaatttgtaaatttagttGGCAATGCGAATattaaataatgaagaatttttgaatatgtgataattttctataaaatttctttattgaatttaatgaaaataaactaaattaataaacatattttcaatcGTTTTATTGCTAAGTTGGCAACgcgtttttttatgaaatatgaaaataataaagaatttctATTAGTAAtgattacattttattaaaaaaaatattattaacttaatgtttaaacaattttaaacgatttttatatataagttggcaactcaattgtttttttttaaatttcattcttTAAACGAATTTCCCTTGAATTTGTCCAAAATAGTTTCCGTAACTCACACCTTAAACTAGGGTTCtttagttgaaacgaaaagtcgacttttcgactttttccgacatttcgacttttttcgactttcttccgacttttttcgactttcttccgactattttcgactttttccgacttttcgactttttcagactttcgactaaattcgacttttttcgacttttatcgacttttttcaacttttatcgacttttcgacttttttcgacttttatcgactttttttgactttttccaacttttttccgactttttccgactttttccgactttttttcgactttttccaactcttttcgacttttcgactttttccgactttttccgttttttcgacttttttcgacttttattaacaaagtcgacttttttcatagacgatagtcgagttatcggcttttttggaacaaatagtcgacttcgattttttccgacttttttcgactttttccgaatttttccgacttttttcaactttttccgacttctcgacttttttcgactttttttgactttttccaactttttccgacttttttcgactttttccgactttttccgactttccgacttttttcgtcttttcgacttttttcgacttttatttacaaagtcgacttttttcatagacgatagtcgagttatcgacttttttggaacaaaatagtcgacttcgacttttcgacaaaaagtcgattgttcgattattcgaaagtcgatttatagaaccctaccttAAACACgtgttgctttttattttaaaataattacaaaaaaatcttctaaaaatagaatatttaaaattaaactaacacacacacacaaacaaacacctTATCAAAATGCCGGCTATCCCAACATAATAATGAACGACGTATGTATCTCTACGCAAAacttttaatatgaataatttataATCATAGCCCAAGGCATTATAAAGATAAAGttgatatttatgttttttgctaaaaaatttcaagaaataacACCCACAGCAttttaaattagataaaaaaaCCAATGATTTTTCTTCCACCAATTTAACACGTGAAGTCATgggtttaattttgaaataatactgTAAACtatttgaatacattttttttgtattcatatttaaataGCACTTAGCACTTTTTAAGATTCTATTAACATTAAGATAATTgtgctaaataattttttctttaaaaatacagTAGTTTAGCATTGTGTTAAAATCTGAGGGAAAAAGAATCTACTTCTTTCAATGACTAATGTGCTAAAATGTACAACATAACACGCGTTATTTCAAAGAGTTTTTCGAATTTCTTCTAAAAGCTTTGAAAAcgttttagaaaataaactttttaaacagataatcttattgttgttttatataatttgaaaaaaaacaaatttgttgctGAGCTAAAACTATCGAATCATGTTTACAATCATATTTTGaaatcttttatagaaattgtttattttcgaataataattatttataaatgatgtctataattttgttgttttcttttcttctctATTTCAGGTCTCTTTCAAACCCGCTACTTTGTCACGTTTATGCTCTTTTTGGGCATGGCCAATGCCTATGTGATGCGTACCAATATGTCGGTAGCCATTGTAGCTATGGTCAATCATACCGCCATTACAGCTggtaatgatgatgttgtttgGGATGATGAATGTCCTGATTCAAATTATTCAGAAGTGGTAAGTTTTTGAGcaaaacttttctaataaaaattctttcataGCCTCATCCGTAGTTAGGACTATGGACTCAgtacaagactatatactaatgtATAGAGAAAgctatagatagatctatagtcaggattatagacagatctatagtaaagacaatagacagatctatagtcaagactaatgatagatatatagacaatagacagatctatagtcaagactatagacagatctatagtcaagactatagaaataTCTATAGTtaaactatagacagatctatagacaatactatagacagatctatagtcaagactatagatagatctatagtcaagactatagacagatctatactcaagactatagacagatctatagtcaagactattgacagatctatagtcaagactatagacagatctatagtcaagactatagacagatctatggtcaagactatagacagatctatagtcaagactatagacagatctatagtcaagactatagacagatctatagtcaagactatagacagatcaatagtcaagactatagacagatctaaagtcaagactatagtcagatctatagtcaagactatagacagttctatagtcaagactatagtcagatctataggcaagactatagacagttctatagtcaagactatggacagttctatagtgaagactatggacagttctacagtcaagactatggacagaTCGAtattcaagacaatagactgatgtatagtgaagactaatctacagtgactatagactgatctacagtgactatagactgatggaTCTTAAGTCTGGACTTTCGaaactcaagactatagaccgatctatagtcaagtctgatctatagttgtACACTGTCATATAGGCAAGACAATAAGGCTTATCTATAaatttatagactgatctatagtcaagattatcgACTGATCTTTacatagttaagactatagacagatctatagaccagatagatagactgatctacagtcgttgataaaaactaatatataatCAAGATTAtggactgatatatagtctattTATAGGCATGACTGTAGACCGATCTACGGTTAATGCTATATACTGAGTATGGACTGATCAAGTCaaaactgtagactgatctaatgtcaagactttagactgatctataggaaATATAacagactgatctgtagtcagaactttagactgatctataggcaagactttagactgatctttatttaagtttatagccttgtctattagactaaaaactaatgtatagtccagactacaaacAGACTTTATAATCTACACTAAAGACTGatatctaaactaattttaagaaaaattacctCCTTctcctttaaaattaaaaaatttgcatttttttttaccttttagGATCATGGACAAGATGGTGAATTTGCTTGGGATTCTGCTCTACAAGGTTATATTCTATCATCATTCTTCTATGGCTATGTACTCACACAGGTTAGTTTTTTTAACCCCCTCCCCCCCAAAACCCTTCACAAACTCTAATAATACGATTCTTTCTTTAGATTCCCTTTGGCATGTTGGCCAAGAAATACGGTTCCCTTAACTTTCTCGGCTGGGGTATGTTAATCAATTCCGTTTTTGCTTTTCTGGTGCCCGTAGCCGCTCGCGAAGGTGGTGTCTGGGGTTTGTGTGTGGTACGTTTCATTCAGGGTTTGGGCGAAGGACCCATTGTGCCCTGTACGCATGCTTTGCTGGCCAAATGGATACCACCCAATGAAAGATCACGTATGGGTGCTGCGGTATATGCAGGTGCACAATTTGGTACGATCATTTCTATGCCCTTGTCGGGCTTGTTAGCTGAATACGGTTTCGATGGAGGCTGGCCCTCAATTTTCTATGTATTTGGTGCTGTTGGTACAATCTGGTCGGTGGCTTTCTTGATCTGGGTCTATGAGGATCCCTCTTCACATCCCAAGATCGATGAACGTGAAAAGAAATATATCAATCATTCGCTGTGGGGTACCAATGATATTAAGGTGAGTTTCTTAAGGCTGAACTTTGTTTGAGAAATATGTTTTAACTATTATATGCCATTTTAGATTCCTCCCATCCCCTTCAAGGCTATCTGCAAGTCTTTGCCCTTCTATGCCATTTTGTTTGCTCACATGGGTCATAATTACGGTTATGAAACTTTGATGACTGAATTGCCAACCTATATGAAGCAGGTGTTACGTTTCTCTTTAAAATCGAATGGTTTATTGTCTTCTCTCCCCTACTTGGCTATGTGGATCTTCTCTATGAGTATTTCGGTGGTTGCCGATTGGATGATCTCTTCAAATCGCTTTAATCATACTTCTACTAGAAAGATTATGAATTCAATTGGTAAGTTAAGAGATATAAAAGAAATCTGTGTCAAATTTTGACATATAGATATGTCTGTAGTCTGAACTTTTTACCGGTCAATAGTTTTGACTGCAGAAAAGTCGATAGTCTTGAGTAGTTATTAATCTattgttttaactatagaatggtctataatctaaagacttgactaaagaattgcctattgtcttgactatagaatactctatggtcttgactatagaatagtctatggtcttgactatagattagcctatagtcttgactatagattagcctatagtcttgactatagatctgtcttgtctaaagtcttgactagagatctgtctatagtcttgactagcgatttgtctatagtattgtctatagatctgtctacagtcttgactataaatcggtctatagtcttgactatagatcggtctatagtcttgactatagatctatagtcatgactagaGATCTGccaatagtcttgactgtagatcagtctatagtcttcactatagatcagtttatagtcttgactatagattagtttatagtcttgactattgattaggctatagtctttattatagattagtatatagtcttgactatagatccgtctatagtcttgaatatagatctgtctacagtcttgactatagatctgtctatagtcttgtttatagatctgttcatagtcttgtttatagatctgttcatagtcttgtttatagatctgtccatagtcttgactatagatcagtctatagtcttgactatagatcagtctatgacttgactatagatcagtctatagtcttgactatagatcagtctatattcttgactataggtcagtctatattcttgactataggtcagtctatagtcttgactatagatcagtctatagtcttgactatagatcagtttatagtcttgactatagatcagtctataatcttgactatagatcagtctatagtcttgactatagatctgtctatagtcttgtttatagatctctccatagtcttgactatagatctctccatagtcttgactatagatcagtccatagtcttgactatagatcagtctatagtcttgactatagatgagtctatagtcttgactatagatgagtctatagtcttgactgtagatcagtctatagtcttgactatagatcagtctataatcttgactatagatcagtctatagtcttgactatagatcagtctatagtcttgactatagatcagtctatagtcttgactttagatcaatctatagtcttgactataggtctgtctatagtcttgactataggtctgtctatagtcttgactatagatctgtctatagtcttgactataggtctgtctatagtctttactatagatctgtctatagtcttaactacaaatctttctatagtcttgactatagattagtctctagtcttgactatagattagtctatagtcttgactatagattagtctatagtcttgactgtagattagtctatagtcttgactatagtcttgaatctattcttgactatagataagtctttggtcttgactatagtaaagtctttggtcttgactatatattagtctctAGTGTTGTGTATATATCTTTCTATAGTCTTACCTATATATAACTTTAGATCTATATATATGCCATCTTAACTATATATCGGTCTTATGGCTTGCTTATAGATAAGATCTGTTGCAATTTGTTCATTGTTTAGGATTTTGTTTAGATTATTTATTGataattatttgattttcttcTTCTCTTTAGGTCAATATGGTCCCGGTATTGCCTTAATTGCGGCCTCTTACACCGGCTGTGATCGTGTCTTAACTTTGGCCATCTTAACTATTGGTGTGGGTCTTAATGGTGGTATTTATTCTGGTTTCAAAATCAATCATTTAGATTTGACACCACGTTTTGCCGGTTTCCTAATGGCCATCACAAATTGTTCGGCCAATTTGGCTGGTCTCTTGGCACCCATTGCCGCTGGCAATTTAATTCATAATCAGGTAATGTCACAATAAAATtatactcttttgtttttggagGGAAATAATTAATGTATTCTTCTCTTATAGCCCACAATTGCTCAATGGCAAAAGGTATTCTTTATTGCAGCTGGTATTTATATTGCTGCCGGTACCTTCTATAACTTGTTTGCATCGGGTCAACGTCAACCTTGGGATAATCCTGATAATGATGAAAAAGACTCAAATACCTTGGAGTCACAACATCAAACTAGTCCTCCCACAATTACAGGGTTACGTCCCGCTGCCATTACCGCCACCCAATAGTATATAGatataatttaaacttattattaatattattattatttaacaaagaaaatacaaaaaaggctAAGTTAGTAATTGTTTTagttaataagtttaaaaactaatacaaatttaaaaaaaaaccccgCGAAAAAGAGAAGAAACCACAaaccaattaaattaaatttaaagaaagttaAAAAGAAGGCTAGAAAAAAGACAAATCAGGAATTACCAggaacataataaaattaaaaagaaagtttaaaactaataaaaacaaaactatttaagttatttattaaagttaagtaaaaaaatttaaatcaaaaaattttaaaaaatttaaaaaaatatagcacGAAATGTcagtataattaaaatattataattatttttaatacaaaaataaaaacaagaaaatgttACCTCATTGTTGCAAAAGAATAACAAATTATAGAcaatttcattttgtaaattattttgttaaacgttttttgtttaaaagaaaaaaaaacaacttcttaaattaaaacattaaacaaatttaattaactttattgTCTAGCTACCATGtagatttcattattattataaatatattaattattttgcataattttttttcattt
The window above is part of the Lucilia cuprina isolate Lc7/37 chromosome 6, ASM2204524v1, whole genome shotgun sequence genome. Proteins encoded here:
- the LOC111685137 gene encoding putative inorganic phosphate cotransporter isoform X2, which encodes MTSKEQIMASEEKGYEKPPGLFQTRYFVTFMLFLGMANAYVMRTNMSVAIVAMVNHTAITAGNDDVVWDDECPDSNYSEVDHGQDGEFAWDSALQGYILSSFFYGYVLTQIPFGMLAKKYGSLNFLGWGMLINSVFAFLVPVAAREGGVWGLCVVRFIQGLGEGPIVPCTHALLAKWIPPNERSRMGAAVYAGAQFGTIISMPLSGLLAEYGFDGGWPSIFYVFGAVGTIWSVAFLIWVYEDPSSHPKIDEREKKYINHSLWGTNDIKIPPIPFKAICKSLPFYAILFAHMGHNYGYETLMTELPTYMKQVLRFSLKSNGLLSSLPYLAMWIFSMSISVVADWMISSNRFNHTSTRKIMNSIGQYGPGIALIAASYTGCDRVLTLAILTIGVGLNGGIYSGFKINHLDLTPRFAGFLMAITNCSANLAGLLAPIAAGNLIHNQPTIAQWQKVFFIAAGIYIAAGTFYNLFASGQRQPWDNPDNDEKDSNTLESQHQTSPPTITGLRPAAITATQ
- the LOC111685137 gene encoding putative inorganic phosphate cotransporter isoform X1 → MPAVRPTINRERNGHVLVWDQNSFNEIFEENRPRGLFQTRYFVTFMLFLGMANAYVMRTNMSVAIVAMVNHTAITAGNDDVVWDDECPDSNYSEVDHGQDGEFAWDSALQGYILSSFFYGYVLTQIPFGMLAKKYGSLNFLGWGMLINSVFAFLVPVAAREGGVWGLCVVRFIQGLGEGPIVPCTHALLAKWIPPNERSRMGAAVYAGAQFGTIISMPLSGLLAEYGFDGGWPSIFYVFGAVGTIWSVAFLIWVYEDPSSHPKIDEREKKYINHSLWGTNDIKIPPIPFKAICKSLPFYAILFAHMGHNYGYETLMTELPTYMKQVLRFSLKSNGLLSSLPYLAMWIFSMSISVVADWMISSNRFNHTSTRKIMNSIGQYGPGIALIAASYTGCDRVLTLAILTIGVGLNGGIYSGFKINHLDLTPRFAGFLMAITNCSANLAGLLAPIAAGNLIHNQPTIAQWQKVFFIAAGIYIAAGTFYNLFASGQRQPWDNPDNDEKDSNTLESQHQTSPPTITGLRPAAITATQ
- the LOC111685137 gene encoding putative inorganic phosphate cotransporter isoform X3, whose protein sequence is MLFLGMANAYVMRTNMSVAIVAMVNHTAITAGNDDVVWDDECPDSNYSEVDHGQDGEFAWDSALQGYILSSFFYGYVLTQIPFGMLAKKYGSLNFLGWGMLINSVFAFLVPVAAREGGVWGLCVVRFIQGLGEGPIVPCTHALLAKWIPPNERSRMGAAVYAGAQFGTIISMPLSGLLAEYGFDGGWPSIFYVFGAVGTIWSVAFLIWVYEDPSSHPKIDEREKKYINHSLWGTNDIKIPPIPFKAICKSLPFYAILFAHMGHNYGYETLMTELPTYMKQVLRFSLKSNGLLSSLPYLAMWIFSMSISVVADWMISSNRFNHTSTRKIMNSIGQYGPGIALIAASYTGCDRVLTLAILTIGVGLNGGIYSGFKINHLDLTPRFAGFLMAITNCSANLAGLLAPIAAGNLIHNQPTIAQWQKVFFIAAGIYIAAGTFYNLFASGQRQPWDNPDNDEKDSNTLESQHQTSPPTITGLRPAAITATQ